From the genome of Pseudomonas sp. FP453:
AGGTGGTCTCGGTTAAGTCGATGTAGAAAGGACTGCTGGCTTATGAGGTAGAACGTTGACGAGCGTCTGGCGAACGCACCTTCGCCATTGAGCATTAATGTCCACGTCGGTTGATCCCGCTATCATAGGATCACTTCACCAGAGCGGGCCAAGCTATGCCAAGGTTGTCATTCGCCATCCGAGCTTTGTTTGCCTTTTGCCTTTTGATCGCGACCGCCAATCACATCCGAGCTGACTTTCAGCACGGGTTGTTCTGGGACTACGGCTACGGTGACAGCGCCTACTGGGCTAGCCGCGTGTTCTGGGCGGCACTAACTATTTTTGACCCGCTGGCGGTACTGCTCCTTTTCAAAAAGCCACGGATGGGAATAGTCCTCACCGCAGCAATTATTTTGGCTGACGTAGCACATAACACCTATTACGTCGCACTGAAACAGCAGTGGCTGGAGTCCTTCTATCTGTCGCAGGTGGCGTTTCTTATTGCGGTGCTTCTACTCTCACCTATTGCTTGGAGACGCCCCATTCGCTGCGTATCAATAGCAAGTCCGGTTCGATGGTAAAGCACTCCAATGATGAAGCCCTCAATGAGCCAGACGATAGGGATGACGGCCTTCTATGGCCTGTTCCCATCCGGAACAGGTGGATCCTGCAGCGAGGCGTGGATGAGCCTAGGCCGAAAATAGCCGTTACACGAGCTCCATCGCGGCGGCTCAATCGGCTCCAACCGAGGCTCCTGTGCCGACATATCTCAACTATCCGCCAAGCGATATAGCGCTTGGACGTGAGATGTCGCAAGCCCCGCGCGCTGCAAGTTACGGCGACTTTGCGAACTGGGAAGCGCAGTTGCGGCAATCACCAAACTGCCGTATTTCTTTGCTTGCTCTATGCGGTGAGATATCAGGGCTCCATGATAGCCCAAGCCTCGTGCATCTTTTCGGGTGGCAGCCGTCCCGAGGTAGGCGACTCCATTATTGGCCAGATACATCAATGCTCCTGCAACTACATGTCCATTAGCTTTGAGGACGTAGATTTTCAGACGATCATTTGACAGTAACCCTGCAAAAGAGGCTTGGCTCAACTGACGATGCTCTGGCTTGGTATGGAATCCACTCGCATGAACAGTTGCGAACTCAGTAAGAGTGTGTGAGGTGGCCTCTTCGATCTCAAACGAATTGTGGCTCAAGACCACGTCCTTGATGGCGCACGCAAGTTACAGGTGCGTCCAACCTCTCAGGCGTTCTAGTCGCCTCTCGCCCACAAAAGCGAACTGCTCCAGGGACGAAGGTTTTCCGATAAGAGGCGTCACGGTCGAATATTCTGTTGAACTCTTAAGCAAGTTCAAAAGTGGCTGGGGGCTGCCAGTGGTGTCGCCGTAGATGCGATTGAACATCGGGCTAGGAGACGCCTTCACTTGAAAGCATGGAAAAGCTTCGTTTAAAAACACGCGAGCACCGAAAGGGTTTCCACTTATCCGCGACAAGCTCTCAACGCGGGAGCACAAATACTCGGCTTCTGCGGCCTCGATTGCGTGAGCCATTCCAACATCCATGCGCGTAATCCCTATCGTGTGATTCCATGGAAGGTAGCGATAAAACAGACAATACGCACCTGCAAAGAACCTGAGCGTAGGTAGTACGTTTGCATGCTCGCTTTAGATCTCAATAGTCTGGGCTTTCTCTGCGGTCACCTTGGATAAGAGCATTATCTTTAGGCGTAGTGCTCTGCCGACGAGCACAAGCTCAGATGATCAAGATGGCGATGGCTTTTGGCCTTGATGCCAGCTAGATTTGGAGCTTTCTACGATCAAGGAAGGATATGAAGAAGCTCATCGCAGTAATGGGGATCTGTGTCGCACTTGGCGGCTGCGCTACGTCGCATTACACCGCAGGCCGAGACTTTCCTTCGGCAAGTGTAGCGAGCATCACCAAGGGTAAAACCACCACTTCAGAACTGAAGTCCCTATTTGGCGAGCCCTACGCCAAGAGCGCCGTCAGCGAGACTGATGAGAAGTGGATCTACACCTACACCAACGGCTCAGCCCATGCCCAGAGCTACGTGGTCACCATGAAGGTGACGACTACGGGCACTCAGAAAACTCTCGACGTCTTGATCCGAAATGATGTGGTCATTAACTACACATTCAGCGAGGGCCCTGCGCCTGGTACGACCACTGCGACGAACTGATGTCGCCACCTTGCTATTTGCCGACCCACCGCGTTCAGTAAGTAGTTGATGGAGCAAGCTCATGGACAGAACGTATGCCTTCGTGGATGAGTCCGGGAATTCCGACCTAGACACGTCAAAAGGTGGAAGCTCGGATTTCTTCATCGTGTGCTCCATTCTGGTGGCAGAGAAAGACCTGGAAGCTGCTTATGTCCAAGCTGAAGAACTCCGAAAGCGTCATTTCCAAACAGGTGAGATCAAATCCAGCAATCTGAAGCCCAAGGATTCAGATCGCCGTGCCCGAATCCTCAACGAGCTAGCTGAGCTGCCATTCAAGCTCTATTTCACCGTCGTTGATAAGTCCCGAATTCACAAAGACGGCGGCCTCCGTATCAAGACCTCGTTCATAAAATACGTGAACGGGTTGCTCTACGAACGTTTGTTCCGCGCATACCCTGACCTCCAGATGATCGTAGACGAGCATGGTGGCCAGGAGTTTCAGGAGAGCCTCAAAAGCTACGTTGCAGAACGATTCGTGGACGACCTATTTGGCGATAAGGATGCCTTCCAGACGATGGCCAGTAAGGACAACGTGTTGGTTCAGGTTGCAGATTTCTTTGCTGGCTCAGTCGCTCAGATCTACGAAGAGAAAGCTTCGGAAGCAGCAGTTCTTGCCTACAAAAAGATCCTACGCAGCCTGACTCTTGGAATGCTTGAGTGGCCATCCAAGTACCAGTCTCTTCTGCCACCGCCGACGGATGAATCTGGGTATGCAGACTACCAAGTACACCAAGAAGCTCTCCGCCAGGCCGACCGTTTTAGCGAACGCGTTGGTAAGCACCCCGATGAAGATGAGCGACTGCAGCTAAGCATCTTGAGGTTCTTGAGATTCCAGAGCGAATTCGTCACCAAGGATTACGTGCTGACTACGGAGATCATGGCCCATCTAAAAGATAGCGGACTGGGAGAGGTCAACGGCCAGAGAATCCGCTCCAGTGGCATTGCCAAACTCCGCGATGCGGACGTCATCATCACAAGTGCGGCGAAGGGCTACAAAATTCCCCAGACACGTGCGGACATCAACGACTTCCTAGAGCGGGCATCCGGCATCGTCGTCCCTCTTCTTGAACGCGTTAAAAAAGCGCGCGATGTGTATCGGCTGAGCAGTCGAGGAGAATATGACATCGTCACTGCCAACCTTGCTGAGCTAGCCAAGCTGCTCGCTGCGCTCGAGGCGTTTGCAGATGACTGAACTCGGTCATGGCCAAGAACCTCACCAGGCTGCATTGATACAGGATGAAATCCTGGAAATTCTGAAAGAAGCCAAGGTGCTCGCGCGTAGATTCTATCGTCTGACCGGAAAGCCGCTGGGCGTGACCGGCGAGGTGGCAGAGTACGAAGCTGCTTTGAGACTCGGCCTACTACTCCATCCTGCAAGGCAGGCCGGTTACGACGCTACAGAGACGCTGGAAGATGGCATCGCGAGAATCCAGATCAAGGGCCGCTGTATCTTGAACCCGCTAAAGATTACGGGCCGCATGGGCGCAATTGATCTACGGCAACCCTTCGATAGTGTGCTCTTGGTGCTGCTTGACTCAGAGTTCAACGCATTTGCAATGTACGAAGCAAGTCGTGCCAGGGTTGAGGCAGCTTTGACCTTGCCAGGCTCCAAAGCCAGAAATGAGCGGGGAGCGTTGGCTATTAAGCAATTCATGTCGATAGCTACGTTGCGCTGGGCTCGCCATTCGCCCAGCGAATCAGAGAATCAACTGCCCTCTAGAATCGAGCGACGTTGCTCTGAGATACATATTTAATGTCCCCAATATGGCACATTAACCACCATTTTTAGGCTTAATGGCCCTATTTGGGTACATTACGCTGAGCAATGGAATGCGACCAATAATGACGATGGCCCTGCTGCATGCACTAATAAATCACCAGGGCATACGATCTCTTTGCCGATGCTGAAAGGCAGGGAATCGCAGGCGTAAGGAAGGAGCGGAAATGATCTATTTTTTCATCGAAGATAGTAATGAAAAGGTGAAGATAGGTCGGGCCAAGGATATCGAGCGCCGTAGGAAAGGGCTTCAAACCGGCAACCCCAGGAAGCTTTTACTTCTGGGGTGGATTCGTACAGATGATAACGTGCGGCTAGAAAAAGAGATTCATCAGCATTTCTCTCATCTGCGTGGCAATGGTGAATGGTTCGATCTAGATCCGTCGGACATTTTGCCGATCCTCGAACACTTTGGCATCGATGGGTTTGTCGGTACGACCGGGGAGTCCTTTGAGGTCACCGGCCATGATCGGGATGGTGTGCCTGAGTACCTTGGCGTTTGGAACTGGGGTAACCTGGAGTGGAACGAGTGCTGTCCATTCTGCGGAAGCTTTTGCGGCATGCACGTTCAAGACGCATCGAGCATGTACCACTGCCTTAACTGTGACACGCTTACCTCCTTTGATTTTTTGAGTCATCAGGAGGAGGAGTGACAGCTTGAATATTAGCCATATTGGATGAATTCTCTAACAGCTCGGCAACGTCGGGCGAGAAGCGACAGGGGAGGGCGCTTCTCAGATTGGCATGAGCCTTGAGTGTTAAGGCCTCTTCGGGCTCAAGCCTGACAGCAGAGGGGGCACGGCAAGCGTGCCTTGGTTGTGAAAAAAGCCGCCGGTCAATACTTCCCATCTAGGAAATCCTGGAACCCTACCGGTGATTCATTTTCTTCTCTAAATGGGTTCGAGTAATAGAAACAGTAGTCTTCAGCCTTGGAAGCTTTCTTAGGTGGGTTGAGGAACTGGACGTCATGCTTTTTAAGGATTTCGAAGGTAGGCTCATCCACGTAGGGATTCTCTATCTTTTCATGGAGGAAAAGCTGATAAAGCAGAATCCAGTTTTGATCAAGTTCGTACAGGGTGCAGTTTTCAATCACCTGGCGAGCATACGCAACTACAGCATCTGTCGCGGATTCGAAGATACTGAGCAGGGCAATCGCTGTTGCATCACCCGTCTGAATAACCAATCCGATGTTTTCAGTAGTTGGGTGTGAGCTTAGCTGCTTCAAATAATATAGCGACCAGCACATGCCGTCCGAACGGCGATGTAACGCATTGGTTTCGAGGATTCCATTGAGTTTTGCAGTGACGGCCTCTTTGTCGTAGTAGTCCGAAGTGGCGTCGATCTTTTCAAGAAGTGGCAGGAGTATTGGGTAGTGCCAACTTAGGCTGAGAATGTATTGAAATACTGTGGCGGCTGTATCACCCTGAGCTCTGTGGCAAATTAGTCCTGCAGCTAGCTTCAATACACTGCCATCAGGCACTGCCCGGTTTAAATGTACGGCATAGTCAAGAAAGTTTATGGCCTCGTGAGTGAAGAGGGTCAAGACTCCGTTGGAATCGGTTCTCCAGGGGGTGGCATTAGCTAATTTGGTAACCCAGGATTCCACAAGCGGTTCCGGTAGCTCGGTTATTTTTGTTTTGCTGAGATTTAGCGTTAAACGGTATCGAGACAGAGCGATGCTCAGGGCACGAATGAATTCCTGAGCCTGAATATGTGTTTCGCAATAGGCCGTATAATCATCAATGTAACGTACAAAGCGAAACTTTCCCGCGAGCTCTCTATCAACCGCAGCCAGAACTATTTCCACCGCAATGCTTGAGGAGCTAGGGCCAACAGGTAGGCCGGAAGTCTCGTTGCGTTTTGCGTTGCGCAGCGATATGTCGAGGGTCGAGCTCCAGTGCTTTTCTCCTCCACGTTCTTGTAGCCGCTCTTTGGCCTTTTCATAACCTTGAATGGCCCATTCTAGAGAATGTGTGTAGATCGAGCCAAAGCAATTGGCTACGTCAGCATGAGCTCGAAAACTCGCACCAAAACTAATTTCCAAAGTGTTTTTTGTTTTTGTTTCATGGTCTTCATAATTCATGATAAACATGCGGCCATCATTATGCTGTTCGGCAGTGATGACGCTGTTTTCATCTTTCATCGATTCGAATATTTCTAGTCTGTTTTTCTTCAGGTTTGAATATATCCTTGCGTAGGCGAGGGGATGTATAAGGCTGAGCACCCGTGGAACATTGTTAAATCGTGTGGCCTTGTATTCCACAAGATCGAACCAGTAGGTTTTTCTCTCTCGGCTCAAATTAATGGCTGCTAGCTCTTCAGCAATTTCTGGAGTGAATCTACTTGTTGAAAAGCATGGGGGTAATTCGGTTGCGGAGTCTTTTTGATTTGGAAAATAATTCCAACGTGTCAAGGCCTCCAGGAAATGTCTTTCCTCATCGTGAAATACGGCAATATTTGATACCAGGTTGGTGAATTCTTTCACTGAATTTATTGCTCCTACGATGCGTGCTCGGCAATCGGTGCGAGGGATATGCCAAGACTTGGTAGCTTTGCTGAACTTTTAGAAACAACCGTGCGCAGGGTTAAGATAGTCGCTCAAGCTTGCCGAATTGTCGCTTTGAAAAGCCCTAGGAGCGCTACTTTGGTAGTCTCCCAAGGTTGGGCCGCATCCTACTCAACAGTTGGCGTGATGCGTTGCATTGAGACGCCCGGTACTAAAGCGCCGGCTTCTGGCAAGTTATGAGCGAAAGCCCCCACCAAGTCTACACCGTACTCTTCGACAGCCTGAGCAAGTCCCGTCATTCTGGCCATGCCGGCAACCACCATAGCGCGCCTTACCCCAGCGTGCAGCGCATCATCAATAGTCATGGCTGCTCCAAGGGCGCATACAGATTCCCTCACCGTCTCCGTGTCGATCCTCCAGTGCCTCCCCTGAGTCTCGACACGCAAGCCACGGTCATCGGTCGAGACCAACCTGGCGTAAGTAACCCGTTTGGGGAGCGTCTGTTTAAGGAGCAGTCGATCTCCCTTCGAGTAGGTGTCCCATTGCGTTTCCAAGGCCGCAGGCTCACCACGCTTGCGCACTAACTCGTTGATCACCTCACACAGCTGGTAGCTGTCGCATATGGCGACAAGGGTGGGATCAGCCTTCAGTCCAGCCACTGCTCGATCCAGAGACGAATGATCCGAAGGTGGGCTCGAGATAGCGTCAAGAGGCGGCTGAATGTGGTGACTGGGGAAGTAGCCTTGGAGCTGATTGACAATGCGGCTATTCAAGCTGCCTTCAACTGCAGTTTTTTGGTTGCACAGAAAGGCGACCCGGTCACGGGGGGTGAAGTGGCCTAGAAGCAGGGATACTTCAACCGCGCTGTAACATTGAAAGTCCCAGACAATAAAGGTTCGGTACTCGCCTCGTTCGGCAGGTATAGATTCCCAATGTACCAGATGAGCTTCGGAGCCATACCGCCCAGCTAGACCCTGATGAACAATACCCGGTTCAGAGCCTCCTAGAATCTGCAGAATGGAAGAAAACTCGTCACAGAACGACGCAGCCGATTCGTTACATGAGTAAGTAAATATGGAAAACCGCGAATTAATCGCGTCGCCAACAAGCTGGCCGTGGTCAGAGTGATTTAGGGCTCCATATAAACTGGAATACCGGACGTAGGCATACTCGATCTCGCGGTCGGAGTATGTAGGAAAAAAGGCATGAGTTAGCTTCTGGAGTTGCGAGCGTATTGAACTCTGGATCAGGTGATGGCCCATGAGTTGAAAATCATCATGGTGTCCAACAACCAGATGCTTGTCCAGGCAATCAGGTAGCGCCGACCTGAGAGACGCCGGGAGATCTAAGACATTCAAAACCGTTGCCCCCCGCTTGGCTTCGGTGAGCATCTTGGCGATTAGCTGGTAACTGGGAGTGCTCGCGAGCTGGCAGGCGGTCGAGGAGTTGTCCTGAAAATGTCTAATACCCAGGAATGGAAACGCTTTGGCGGGCGTATCAAATAGTGCACGAGCGCCTTCGGGGCCATGGAGGTGGCATATATTAAGCGCCTGATAGTGACAAAAACCGGATTCAAGCATGAAGCTGGCTGCATCGACGAGGCAAGATTGACGATGGAAATAATAGGCCAGCTGACTTGCATACGGCTCAGAGATGTACATGCACAGAGCTCTGTGATCCTGCTGTTCCAACGCCAATAGTGCGGCTGAGATACCCTGGGTACTCAAAGCCAGTAGCCTAACTTGCTCGCGCCTTGGTAAGTTCAGTTCTGGCAAGTAGAAGTGTTGCTTGACCAGCAGGTGCCAATGAGCGGCTGAGATCGACGTAGGCGTAAAATCCATCCTTCCTTGAGAACGGTGCACGCTGTATGTTTTGCCTGGCAGGATTGCAGTCGTTGGAGCGCGTTCAAGCCTGAGAACCACGCGCCGTTGATTCCAAGGTAATACACCTTTGACAACTATAGTACCGTCAAGGCGGTGTATCACTTTAACGATCAAATACGTCGGCATTAGTTAGTCCACTATCAATCGCTGGTTGTAAAGATCCTTCCAGCGAGCTTGGCTTTTTAGTAGTTCCCTCTTGAGTTTTTCATTATCTGATAAAACCTTGTGGAGCGGAACGTTGAGTTTTCCAAGTTTTGGCGGTGTGGAGGATGACGCGCAGTTTGCCAACACCGAAGCATGAGTGTTTAGAAGACTAACAATCGCTCGCATATCATCATGTCCTCGACCTGGATAAAAACATTGGCGCGTACAACCCACCAGCTCGGCTAGGGATGAAAGATTGACTTCGCCATGATGCAGCGTCAGGCTCTGGCCGCTGCGTAAAATATCAACTACGGCCTTCTGGAGCTTTATAGCCTTTGTGTTGCCAATTGGCATTTTCAATATGGTTTTGATAAGCGTTTTAACGTCCATTTTTCCACTCCAGGTAGACTTTGCAATTATTGTTGGGTGTTACTAGCTCATCTTCCTCCGAGAATGTCTCTAAGTTATATAGAGCGCCGTCTTTGAATTGTAGATTTCTCTGGCATTTCAAGATGTCATCAATAAGCATGCAAAGGCTATCTAGGTCGAATAACCGTGGATCGGACTTTACGATTTTAGGCGCCACCAATGCTAGTTTGTTGTGCGGGCTTTTCAGCTCTTTTTCTAAAATGGATACCTTTCGTGTGAGCTCAATATTCCGAATCTTAAGCGCATCGACTGAAGGCTCGTCGGTTTCCTTTGTGGCTCTTGAAACTAAATCTTTAATATATTTGTTTAGTAGCTTTCGATGTTCGCTTGTAGGCTTTCGAAAGATAGACGGATCAATGTCCAACTGCCTGCCAACCTCTAGCGTTAGCCGGTTAATCGAGGGGAACGGCTTCCCCTTCTTAAGGAGTATTAAACAGCTCTCGATACTTCGGAGGGTGTTGGCAAGCTGGTTTGCCTGGTAGGCAGCGCAGTTTGGTTTCCGTTTCATTGAAGCTGGCTACCGATTGAGAGAGAGTTAGAGTCGATGCGTTCAGCAATGTCAGCCACGGACAGGTTCATAGTTCCCATGATCGAAAGGACTTGCCCAACATACTTGTCCCGGTCAGGGCCTTGAGCAATGGCCATCTTAAGTAAGTCGGGATTCTTTGCGATTTTTTCAATCATGTATGGGTAGTTATGTGAGGCGAATTGAGG
Proteins encoded in this window:
- a CDS encoding GIY-YIG nuclease family protein, whose amino-acid sequence is MIYFFIEDSNEKVKIGRAKDIERRRKGLQTGNPRKLLLLGWIRTDDNVRLEKEIHQHFSHLRGNGEWFDLDPSDILPILEHFGIDGFVGTTGESFEVTGHDRDGVPEYLGVWNWGNLEWNECCPFCGSFCGMHVQDASSMYHCLNCDTLTSFDFLSHQEEE
- the drt4 gene encoding antiviral reverse transcriptase Drt4, with protein sequence MKEFTNLVSNIAVFHDEERHFLEALTRWNYFPNQKDSATELPPCFSTSRFTPEIAEELAAINLSRERKTYWFDLVEYKATRFNNVPRVLSLIHPLAYARIYSNLKKNRLEIFESMKDENSVITAEQHNDGRMFIMNYEDHETKTKNTLEISFGASFRAHADVANCFGSIYTHSLEWAIQGYEKAKERLQERGGEKHWSSTLDISLRNAKRNETSGLPVGPSSSSIAVEIVLAAVDRELAGKFRFVRYIDDYTAYCETHIQAQEFIRALSIALSRYRLTLNLSKTKITELPEPLVESWVTKLANATPWRTDSNGVLTLFTHEAINFLDYAVHLNRAVPDGSVLKLAAGLICHRAQGDTAATVFQYILSLSWHYPILLPLLEKIDATSDYYDKEAVTAKLNGILETNALHRRSDGMCWSLYYLKQLSSHPTTENIGLVIQTGDATAIALLSIFESATDAVVAYARQVIENCTLYELDQNWILLYQLFLHEKIENPYVDEPTFEILKKHDVQFLNPPKKASKAEDYCFYYSNPFREENESPVGFQDFLDGKY
- a CDS encoding DUF3800 domain-containing protein, coding for MDRTYAFVDESGNSDLDTSKGGSSDFFIVCSILVAEKDLEAAYVQAEELRKRHFQTGEIKSSNLKPKDSDRRARILNELAELPFKLYFTVVDKSRIHKDGGLRIKTSFIKYVNGLLYERLFRAYPDLQMIVDEHGGQEFQESLKSYVAERFVDDLFGDKDAFQTMASKDNVLVQVADFFAGSVAQIYEEKASEAAVLAYKKILRSLTLGMLEWPSKYQSLLPPPTDESGYADYQVHQEALRQADRFSERVGKHPDEDERLQLSILRFLRFQSEFVTKDYVLTTEIMAHLKDSGLGEVNGQRIRSSGIAKLRDADVIITSAAKGYKIPQTRADINDFLERASGIVVPLLERVKKARDVYRLSSRGEYDIVTANLAELAKLLAALEAFADD